Sequence from the Helianthus annuus cultivar XRQ/B chromosome 13, HanXRQr2.0-SUNRISE, whole genome shotgun sequence genome:
AGTTCAGCAATACACATGAtcaattttctgtttttattagAAAAAATTACGCTACATACACACAAAGTCATGAAGAAAAAAACGGAACCAGTTGACCCAGAGCAGTAAAACAAGTTGAAAAAAGTCAAAGTCAATTTAAGAGTTTTTATGTTCCCTCGGTTCAGCTAGAATGTATTGTCTATCAAAATTTATATATGTATTGTCAAACCAGTTGGCAAGCATGCATGTTTTCCTTCTCCAAACCCCACAAGTAAatttatatatgtaaaaaaaacatTTCATCTTTAGAGAACTGAAAACTTCTCTGAATTACACTTGCTAAACAAACAAAAAGTGGCTATACACCAGTGGAGGCCAGAAACGGGTTGGTTAATACGGGTCAAAGGGATCATGTTGACCAAGAAATATTCTAATTTATTCAGATATACATGTAAGCCTATTTGTTATCGAGTAACCGCTAATTTCTTTGTGGGTTCTCAAATAAGAAGCCAGCTTAACTGACTTTTTTAGTGTTTGGTTAAAAAATGTGACTTTGTTTCTTACTTTCAATTCCAGATTATCTAATGTCTAactaaaaaaatagttaaaaaattaTACCCTTTCTTCTAAAGTTCTAATGTGGTAGTGTCAATCACATGAAAGTGTACTCTTAAAAGAAGGTAAACATATCTACAGATgtaatgttattattgttataacCCCTTACTCTAACACCAATACCATCCATAAAGCGTTAAATGTTTATTTTGCTCATTTTACCTATTAATTTCATAGATAAACAGAGCTTGGCTAACATTTAAGTCCCTGAATTTTACAACTTCTATCATAAGCTTGTTCAAGTTTTTTTTCAATACTTTCATATCGAGGTGTGAATTCTTATTATACTGTAACATTACCACAAGAAAAATATGCTTCATAGTTCACCAACAAAAATCAGCATGGAATATAATAACCATCCATAACCCAATTACTTATGAATGAATGATTAGTGGTGTAGTTAAACACTGAAAACAAAGTCGTTTCAGAAATTGAAACAAAAAGGGGCATCTTTCATTGAAGCATTAAACCAAACACCTGGTGTGCATGTAAACTCAACAGCTAAAATCTCCCCCAAAACAAGCAAAAACAAAACTAACAAACGTACAACAGCGCAACATACGTCCCCAATTTCACATGCACAAAAAACCCCCACAAAACACCCGCTAGTTCATAAATCAACCTAGCACAAGAAAACCCTAGTCACAAATAGAAGAAATATACGATTAAAAACAAACCCACAAAGGGGGCAAAGATTAAAACCAAAACAGTAACTAAAACGGAGGTAGTGATTATGGGGGTTCGAACGCATGCACCTGGAACAAGGAAGGGGCTGTGGTTTTCAAAAGTGCGTCGACGTTTTAATATACTGCAGAGTAAACTTCCATTTTGTTTCATTTGTTTGGTCGTTTTAACCGTTTTGCTCTAATCTTTTAAAAACAGctattttcctccaatagtttatTATGTTTTCCAATTTTGCTCTCCGCCTCTAACTCTATCCAACCGggtatatttgatatttttaatttttagaaagGGGATATATATAGATTAAATTTTGGATTGGGTATATATGTAACTTATAAACTTTGTAGGGGGTATATGTAATTGCTCCTTTTGGTATAAGTTGGATGAAGTTAGTGTGGTTGATCAAAATCGtaataaaatcaaaaaaaaaaaaaaaaaattctaaacgTAAATTGCAAAACATTTGAATTTCATAAAATATAGAAATAACCACTAAGCTACAAGGACCAAAACCGCAATTTACTACTTACTTTGTTTTAGTAACTCTATTATCAAATGAAATTTTTATGAATTTTACAAATTTAGCTTTACACAGTCAATTAACGGTAACTCCTAATATTAAGTTGGGCTTAAGTGACTTGTTTAAGAAGCTGGACTCAGCCCAACTTGATCTGATCTAATTGTTTTCGCCATCAAAACACACTACCACCACTAGAAATACTCCTAAAATCAAAATGGCGTCGGATTATATTATTAATCATAGCGAGAGACACGTGTAAAAGTTGTAAGTACAGTTTCCATTCACTTCATGACCAACAATCTCACTTCAAGTCTGATTTTCATTCATTCAATGTAACTTTGCTTAACCTAACTTACATATTACATGTGATTATGTAGTTTGTTCATCAAGTGTTACCTGTTTTACTTTATGATTTGAGTTATTTATATAGACTATGCAATGTATATTTGAACAGTTTAACTTAAATATTGTGTAACTGATTATTTTAGATATATGTATACAACGAACATggtcgtttatgttcgtttggtTCATTTACAAATCTATGGTCAACCATTTGTATATCTGATTACCAAAATCATGATGAACCGTTACACATTTTGATTTTATCAAATTAACTTTTTATTATAGTTTAAAAGTGTAGGTTGACACCTATTAGATGACTAAACATCAAATATAACATAAGAATATAAGATGTAAAAGCAATATATTATTATAATGTTAATGCATTTCCAAACAAACTAGTGAAAGCTCTCTTGTGCCAtgcaaccaaaaacattattagaaaaaaaaaactatttaaaatAGTATCACTTTATATTACATAATACTTGTCTTCCAAAAGGGTATTGCCATATTTTTACATCGATCGAAACCATAATAATGAATACTGATACAAATGGTCTATCGGTGCCTCTGTACGGTTTGTTACATTACCAATACTTGGTATAGTTTATGAAATGACTTGTATGACATATCGAAACCACAAACCATTGTTCGCtcaatataaatttagttttggaCGATATTGGGTAATGTTTACcataccaataaaagaaaccataAAAATTGAAATAGGGAACGATATTGATTTTGTCTGGTTGGTACCAAAACCTAGAATCGCTTACGATACAAaaaaaagatatattattttcaGTACAACTTTGTTTTCTATAAAATTTGTAGACTTTTTAAAATAGTTGAATAAGGCAAgttattggaaaaaaaaaacaaattaaaagatagataaaacttttattaaaaacattaacGTTTAATGTTATTACTAGAAAGCATAGTAAAGGAAGTCTAAATTCTAAAAGAGTGTTATATTAATATTAAGTTGGGCTTAAGTGACATGTTCAATAAATATATTAAGATTAAGTTGGGCTTACGTGGACTTGTTTAAGAAGTGGACTGGGCCCAACTTAAGTAGCAATAGCCCTCGAACCTGTTAATCTTTTATCTTCCCGACGAATGGAGTTCACTTCCGGCCTTCATGCCGCCGTCGCCGGTTCAGACTACCACCACCGGAATTACTTCCGACGAAATCGAAACGACGTCGGAGAAGAATATTATTATTCATACCACCGAGTGAGACGAACGTGTAATACCCGTAATTACAGTTTTCATCACCAGCAGCGGTGCATGTAAATTCTGTTAACCTAATTCAGTTATAAGTAGAATGCCTGTTTCTTATTTACATGAATTTCTAattcatatatgtatatacgtgtTCATGTATCTATCTACTAACTAGTTTATATTGGTTCAATTTATATGTATCTATGTCTCCTCTGTTTTCAACCTAATAAATCCAAATTGGGGGTGGTATCACAAAGCATTTTCATGATTCTTTATTTACAAGCTGTGAAATAAATGGAGCGATCTTCATCAACAGTGTTGTTTTTGCTATGAAGACGATGGAATATAGATGCTCGTTATAAGACCTGCTTCACTGATTCTCGGGTTTTTTTCTCAAaagcttttctttttcttctctctaAATCTGAGATCATCACTCTCACACAAAATTGATTCTTAGAAAAATCTCACCAAACCACCATATTAGAAGCTTACAAATTCTCCTCTACTCTCGTCTCCTTTACGCACTATCTCTGTGTTCCGGTAAACTAGCTGACCACCATAAAGTGTAGATGATCACTCAATGGCCAACAGTTAGGAACCCAAACGGGTCGACATATGCGAGAGATCAGGTGGAGCAATTACTGAATTGAAACCGCATGAATTACGAATTGTGGCTGCCTAGCCAGAAGTTTAACTGAattttgatttgtatttatttgcTTTTTTTTCCAAAATAGAACTGTATTCTTTTAAGTTTAACTGAATTTAATTTTTCAATTAAAATAAATTTCTATTCAACATCTGTTGcaatttctatttctattttagTTAAGAAAGCAAAGGTTTTACCATAGAGAATAGAGATTCTATTACTGCTGGGTGCAGACATCAATCTTTAAAATGACCCGTTCTGACgcgaacccattttgacccgaacccaaTCTGACCCGAACCAAAATGACCCTTTCTTTAACATGACCCGCACCCATTCTGACCcaaacccgtttcgacccgtcaCTTCACCCAGTCTGACCCGCCCATTTTGCCAGGCGTAGGTATCAGTGTTATTATTG
This genomic interval carries:
- the LOC110900287 gene encoding uncharacterized protein LOC110900287, which codes for MEFTSGLHAAVAGSDYHHRNYFRRNRNDVGEEYYYSYHRVRRTCNTRNYSFHHQQRCIPSKYGWKPEILKKGVMEEGPTIVCRPIISHIPCINTRDYYWKQMLQHDKWFIWTNM